Genomic segment of candidate division TA06 bacterium:
CCTCTTCTATCCTCAAATTCTTGGGCTTGCCCTAGGAATAGAAGAGAAAGAACTGGCATTCAGATTGAACAAGGTGAAGCCCAAAGACCTGCTTGCCAAGTTAGCCTCTGAGGCAGCTTAGGAACAGTGGCTGCACTTGAGGTTGAGATACTCAGGAAACTAACAGGCTGGCTGTGACGAAGAGCCCAGTAAATGATTTCTAATCCAGGCAAGATTTCCTCAATCATTGAAAGCTTTGGGGCAGCAGGCGGGTCTCTCATATCCATGCTCCAGGAGATCCAGGCTGAATACCACTATCTACCCAGAGATGCCCTGGTTCTTATCGCCGAGAGGACGGGCCTGCCGCTAAGCCAGGTCTTCAGTACAGCCACCTTCTACAACGCGTTCAGCCTGACCCCCAGGGGAAAGCATTTAATAAGTGTTTGCCTTGGAACTGCCTGCCATGTTCGGGGCGGACCAAAAATCACCGACAAGATCGGTAGAGAGCTGAATGTGGAGGCCGGGGCCACCACAGATGACCTGCAGTTCACCTTGGAGACAGTGAGGTGCGTAGGTTGTTGCGCCCTGGCGCCGGTCGTCAGGATTGACGAGGATACTCACGGTCACGTGACCCAGAAGAAAGTCCCTGCTATCTTGAAGAAGTATGCACGTGGAGACAAACAAGATGAGGATACAAAGCCTCAAGAATCTTGAGGGGATGAAGAAGAAGGGGCTCCGTTCCCTCTATCCAGATGAAACAAAGGTTATGGTGGGCATGGCTACCTGCGGACTGGCCACCGGTGCAAAAGAGGTCTTTGAAGCCCTTAAGAAAGAAGCAGAAAAACGAAAGCAAAAGATCCTCGTCACGAAGACTGGTTGTATAGGGTTTTGCTCGAGAGAACCCTTGGTGGATGTGGTGCAAAAGGAAAGGCCGAGGATAACCTATGGCGAGGTCGATGCGAAGAAAGTGCCAGGACTCCTTGACGACCTTTCTGAAGGAAAGGTAAGCAAAGAGTGGGTTGTTGGGAAGATGACCGAGGATGAATGTCTGGCAGAGGGTTCCAAGAGGCGGTATTTTGAGGGTGAGGAGCCGGAAGAAACGCGGGAGATCCCTTCATACGATGAGCTTAGCTTCTACAAGAAGCAGAAGAAGATTGCCACGAGAAACTGCGGCTTCATAGATCCAGAGAGCATTGAAGAGTACATTGCCCGAGGAGGATATTTCTCCCTGCACAAAGTGCTGACAGACATGGAACCCGAACAGGTGATTGGGGATATCAAGAAATCAGGTTTGAGAGGTAGAGGTGGGGCGGGTTTTCCCACAGGGCTCAAATGGGAAATCAGCAGAAAAAGCAGGAGTGGAACCAAGTACATTGTTTGCAACGCAGACGAGGGAGATCCTGGTGCATATATGGACAGGTCAATTCTCGAGGGAGACCCACATACTGTACTTGAAGGAATGATCATAGGCGCTTACGCAATCGGAGCGAGTGAAGGATACATATATTGTCGAACAGAGTACCCTTTGGCCATTGAAGAACTCAGTATAGCAATCAAGAAAGCAAGAGAGTATGGTTTGCTCGGGAAAAACATCATGGGCTCGGGGATGGACTTCGACATTAAGATCAGTGAAGGGGCAGGGGCCTTTGTCTGTGGGGAAGAGACAGCTTTGATGGCGTCCATAGAAGGAAAGACAGGCGAACCAAGGATGAGGCCACCGTTTCCTTCTGAGAGTGGGTTGTGGGGAAAACCCACGAATATTAACAACGTGGAGACCTGGGCAAATGTTCCGGTGATCATTGGCAGGGGCGGAGATTGGTACTCGAAGATTGGGACCAAAGAGAGTAAGGGAACAAAGGTCTTCTCCATTGTGGGAAAGATCAACAACACAGGCCTTGTGGAAGTACCGATGGGCATAACGCTCAAAGAACTGGTGGAGGATGTTGGGGGAGGGATACCCAACAACAGGGAGTTCAAGGCTGTTCAGACCGGCGGGCCATCAGGGGGCTGTATTCCAAAAAGCCTGCTTCAGCTACCAGTCGACTACGAGGAACTGGCCAAAGCTGGGTCCATCATGGGATCGGGCGGTTTGATTGTCATGGACGATGAAACGTGCATGGTGGATGTTGCCAAGTACTTCATAGGCTTCCTTGAGGATGAATCCTGTGGCAAATGCCTTTCATGTCGTGAAGGGACAGAGAGGATGAGAGAGATATTGGAGGATATCACCGAGGGGCGCGGTAAGGAGGGTGATATTGAATTACTGGAATCCCTTGCCGCTGTGGTGAAAGATGTTTCTCTCTGTGGACTTGGCTCAACGGCACCAAATCCGGTCCTTTCTACTATTCAATATTTCAGAGATGAATATGAAGCACATATCAAAGAGAAGAGATGTCCGGCAAGAGTCTGTCGGGCCCTGGTGCAGTACAGGATAGATCCAGAAGCATGTACGGGCTGCCGTGCGTGTCTGACGGTCTGCCCCGAAGGGGCAATAACCGGAGAGCGGAAGAAGGCCCATGTGCTGGACCGGAAAAAGTGCATCAAGTGCGGAGCCTGCGTCGAGGTGTGCAAGCCTGACGCAATCATCGTGGAGTAAGGTGATCGATGGCTGAACTGACCATAGACAACAAAAGGGTTCGTGTGGAAGAGGGTTCCACAGTTCTGGAGGCAGCCAGAAGCGCTGGAATCCACATTCCCACGTTCTGCTACTATGAAACGCTTTCGCCCTACGGTGCGTGCCGGCTCTGCACGGTCGAGGTCCACAGAAAAGGTGGTTCCTGGCTTGTTGCATCGTGTCTCTTGCGTGCGGAAGAGGGGATGGTCATCTCGACCAATACTCCCCGAGTCGTGGAAGCGAGAAAGATCC
This window contains:
- a CDS encoding NAD(P)H-dependent oxidoreductase subunit E; the protein is MISNPGKISSIIESFGAAGGSLISMLQEIQAEYHYLPRDALVLIAERTGLPLSQVFSTATFYNAFSLTPRGKHLISVCLGTACHVRGGPKITDKIGRELNVEAGATTDDLQFTLETVRCVGCCALAPVVRIDEDTHGHVTQKKVPAILKKYARGDKQDEDTKPQES
- the nuoF gene encoding NADH-quinone oxidoreductase subunit NuoF, with protein sequence MRIQSLKNLEGMKKKGLRSLYPDETKVMVGMATCGLATGAKEVFEALKKEAEKRKQKILVTKTGCIGFCSREPLVDVVQKERPRITYGEVDAKKVPGLLDDLSEGKVSKEWVVGKMTEDECLAEGSKRRYFEGEEPEETREIPSYDELSFYKKQKKIATRNCGFIDPESIEEYIARGGYFSLHKVLTDMEPEQVIGDIKKSGLRGRGGAGFPTGLKWEISRKSRSGTKYIVCNADEGDPGAYMDRSILEGDPHTVLEGMIIGAYAIGASEGYIYCRTEYPLAIEELSIAIKKAREYGLLGKNIMGSGMDFDIKISEGAGAFVCGEETALMASIEGKTGEPRMRPPFPSESGLWGKPTNINNVETWANVPVIIGRGGDWYSKIGTKESKGTKVFSIVGKINNTGLVEVPMGITLKELVEDVGGGIPNNREFKAVQTGGPSGGCIPKSLLQLPVDYEELAKAGSIMGSGGLIVMDDETCMVDVAKYFIGFLEDESCGKCLSCREGTERMREILEDITEGRGKEGDIELLESLAAVVKDVSLCGLGSTAPNPVLSTIQYFRDEYEAHIKEKRCPARVCRALVQYRIDPEACTGCRACLTVCPEGAITGERKKAHVLDRKKCIKCGACVEVCKPDAIIVE